In a genomic window of Nodosilinea sp. E11:
- a CDS encoding GDSL-type esterase/lipase family protein: MLAHQPRPTQGITLKQPHPQKVLVLGDSLVYGFGDPEGGGWVERLRRLTMEPGRPGAVFYNLGVRGDGVNQVQQRLAHEFRYRGELRNRLPDLIVLSVGMNDSARVGNPLGRNRTDFDDFEGHIEDLLSQARQLCPVLFVGMTPVNEQAMPFSEVLYYTHSDQWRYREATRLACSSHNIPYLDVLNLWMSRGEAWWQPLISADGLHPNVAGYRALLHDILTWDAFQAAVDVPAGPV; encoded by the coding sequence ATGCTCGCCCATCAACCCAGACCTACCCAAGGGATTACCCTTAAGCAACCCCATCCCCAAAAGGTGTTAGTGCTGGGCGACAGCCTGGTGTATGGCTTTGGTGATCCTGAAGGGGGCGGCTGGGTCGAGCGACTGCGCCGTCTGACGATGGAACCGGGCCGTCCCGGAGCGGTGTTTTATAACCTGGGGGTGCGAGGCGACGGCGTAAACCAGGTACAGCAGCGCCTTGCCCATGAGTTTCGCTATCGCGGCGAACTGCGCAATCGGCTGCCCGATCTCATTGTGCTGTCGGTGGGTATGAACGATTCGGCTCGGGTGGGCAACCCCTTAGGGCGTAACCGCACTGACTTTGATGACTTTGAGGGGCACATCGAAGACCTGTTGTCCCAAGCGCGGCAGTTGTGTCCGGTGCTGTTTGTGGGCATGACGCCGGTTAACGAGCAGGCGATGCCTTTCTCAGAGGTGCTTTACTATACCCACAGCGACCAGTGGCGCTATCGGGAGGCCACCCGCCTAGCCTGCTCTAGCCACAACATTCCCTACCTCGATGTGCTCAATCTGTGGATGAGTCGGGGTGAGGCCTGGTGGCAACCGCTAATTTCGGCAGATGGTCTGCACCCTAATGTGGCGGGTTATCGGGCGCTGCTGCACGACATTTTGACCTGGGATGCTTTTCAGGCTGCCGTAGATGTCCCTGCTGGCCCGGTTTAG